Sequence from the Microbacterium faecale genome:
CGGCGCGCGAGATGTCCTCGGCCGCGACACGAGGTACGAGCCCGGCGGAGTCGGTTGCATCGATCCGCAAGATGCGCGCAGGGTACGCCACGACTCGCGAGCCCACCCGGTCTACCAGTGCCACGGGGCGCGGCGTCGTGACGAAGATGACGTCTCCAGCACGGCTGAGCTGCGCGTTCGGATGCTCGGTCGCGAATCGCATCGCGTCGACGCGGCGGGAGATGGTATCCGTTCGGATCGCCGCAATATCGAGCACTTCGATGCCGGACGGATCATTGGCGTTCACCGCGAGGCGTGTGCCGGGGATGACGCGCGCATGCCGGTCGTCCACCATGGCACCGAGGTCATGAGACGGAAGGTGGCGGGGCTCGGCAGCCGCGGTGACGCAGGAGGAGTCGAACGGCGGCTCGTCGAGCGTCGGGCCGCGACCCCACTCGTGCTGCAGGGCGGCGAGGGGATGCGCGCGGCGTGTTCGCGCGAGCTGCGGCATATGTCGCACCGCCGGGTCTGCGATGAGCGACGCGCGCTGGGCGATGATCGCGCGCGCCGGCACCGGCGACGCGAGCGCGAACGCCCGGCTGACGCCCGCGGGCCACACGGCGGCGAGCAGGTCGTTCACCAGCAGTTCGACTGTTCCCTCGGTCAGATTTCGATCGGCGACGTCAGCGGTGATGATGCGGCGACCAGCGGCGTTCGGCGCGGGGGCGGTGAGAATCCAGAGCGCGAGCGGCTGCTGCACCGCAGACAGGACGTGTCCTCTCGGGAGACGTGCGACAGCGCGGAGGGTGCCGGAACGCAGGAGACGGTCGCGCGTCCGTTCCGCCTCTCCGTTAAGCGGATCGACGAGCGCCCCGGCCGGTCCGACGATGATGCGCACATCGTCCGGGGTGAGTTCGCTGCCCGACTGCGCGATGTCCTGAAGCGCGCCCGCGACATCGACCGCGTCGCCGGTGAGCCGCGTCAGGCTGACCACCGGTGCAAGCGAGATCTCGGGGATCGCGTGATGGCTGGCAGCGAGGTAGCGCATGATCGCCCGCGAGTCGGATCCGTCGAGTGCAGCGTCTTCATCTCGATCGCGTATCGCTGCTGCGAGTGCTACCTCTGCGGAATCGTCAAGGACGATGTCGGCGCCCCGCTCGCGCCGCAGAGCGACCGTGAGGTCGGCGAGCAGCGAGATTATCGCCTCGCTGAGCGGGCCTGCGCTTCCTGCGTGTCGGTCGCGCCGCGAGACGGCGCGCTCGATGCGCGCGATCGCGAGGTCGGGGGCGTAGAAGCCGTCCACGATGTCGGAGAGATGGGGTGGGGGTTGCATGCCGCGGGCTGTGTGGCGCGCGATCTCTGTGCCGAGGAACGTGTCGTGCGGGTCGACTACGTGAGCCGCCTGGCGTAACGCGTCGGCGTGCTCTGGGAGATCATTTCCCGTGATGCCCGCGAGCGCGATCAGCGCGAGAAGTTCGTCGACCGCGTCGCGATCCGCCGCTTCCAGGTGGTGGAGGACGGCGAACGCGGGGGCATCCGATATCGCGTGCGGATTGTTGCCATGGTTCGTTTCCACGAGCCAACGCGCTACCGCCCGCGCATCGAACAGATCCTGTTCACCTCTTCTGCGAGCCGGTTCCGGAAACGGGTCGGAGCTTTCGTGCCCGAATCGACGGCGCCACGTAGTGACGACCTGGCGCTTCACGTCGGCGAGGTCGGCGATGCCGGCCAGGCCAATGAGAAGATCGTCGATGGGCATGGGGTGAGCGTATCGAGATGGTCAGACATCGGTGAACGAAATCTTGATTAGACGCCTTATCGCTCATATGCCGCGAACGGCAAGGCGCGGTGTAATCTCTTCGCCGCCGGGTCTCCCACTCACTGGGACGTAAAGTGAGCGCATGGACGACCGTGCCAGCGAGGGGATGCTCGAGCGGAGTATGCGGATCCTGGCGTGCTTCGACGAAGACCACGACGCGCTCACTGCGGTCGAGATCGGCGCGCGGACGGGGCTGTCGTCGTCGACGCTCCACCGGATCCTCGCCCAGATGATCGACCTCGGCATGATGGTGCGCGTCGGGGGACGCCGGTACGCGATCGGGTCGCGCCTGTGGGAACTCGGCGAGCTGTCGCCGCTCGCGCTGCGCCTGCGCGAGCCCGCGCTGCCGCACATGGTGCGGCTGTACGAGGCCACGGGTGAGAACGTCCACCTCGCCGTCCTCGACGGGGAGGGGCCGCGTGCGGCGTCGGCGCTCTACGTGGGCAAGGTCACGGGCCACCAGTCGATCCCGCTGGTCAGCCGCATGGGTGGGCGACACCTGCCCCACGCGGTCGGCGTCGGCAAGGCGATGCTGGCGGCGCACAGCGATGACTGGGTCCGCGAGTACTGCTCCGTTCCGCTGGTGCGCGAGACGACGCGCACGATCACGGATCCGGAGCAGCTGCTCGCCGACATCAGGGTCACGCGCGCCCGCGGCTACGCCCTCGCACGTGAGGAGATGACGCTCGGCAACATCTCCATCGCGGCGCCCCTCGGATCCGTGCCGGGACTGCCGATTGCGGCGATCGGCGTCGTGGTGCACATCGAGCGCGCTGACGAGCGGCGCCTCGCGGCCCTCGTTCGCCAGGCCGCGCACGAACTGACGAGGGAGCTCGTAGACTCCCACTGAGTGGGAATCATCTCGCGCGAATCGCCGATCGCGCGTCACGCTGGAGAACACACCCCGCTGTCGAAGGAGACGCAGATGACAGACACCCCAGGGGCCGCCGCACCTGAATCGCTGCTCGCCGCGCCGGATCAGGTCACGCAGTCCGAGATCACCCAGGAGATCCAGGATCTCCACGCGAGCTACGCCGAGCGCGTGGCGGCGGGCGAGAGCCTTCCGAAGACGATGCGGGACTTCCCGCCGTACCGGTCGAGCATCCTGCGTCACCCGACCAAGGACCCCCGACTCGTCGACCCCGAGACGATCGAGCTGTTCAGCCCCGCCTTCGGGCAGCGCGACGTCGCCGCGATCGAGAGCGACCTCACGCTGCAGCACACCGGCGAGCCGCAGGGCGAGCGGATGACGATCGAGGGCTACGTGAAGGACAGTTGGGGGCGCCCCGTCGCCTCCCAGCTCGTCGAGATCTGGCAGGCCAACGCCGCGGGGCGCTACATCCACCAGCGCGACCAGCACCCGGCGCCGCTGGACCCGAACTTCACGGGAGCTGGCCGCGTCGTCACCGACGCGAACGGGTACTACAAGTTCACGACGATCAAGCCCGGCCCGTACCCGTGGAAGAACCACGTCAACGCGTGGCGCCCCGCGCACATCCACTTCTCGATCTTCGGGTCGGCCTTCACGCAGCGCATCGTGACGCAGTCGTACTTCCCCGGAGATCCGCTGTTCGCCCTCGACCCGATCTACAACACGATCCGCGAACAGGCAGATCGAGACCGACTGATCGCGGCGTACGATCATGACCTGACGGTGCCGGAGTTCTCGATGGGCTACCGGTGGGACATCGTGGTCGACGGGCCCGATGCCACGTGGACCGAATCTGAGGAGGGGGACCACTGATGGCCGAGAAGACCCTGGAGCCCACGGCGGGCCAGACAGTTGGGCCGTTCTTCAAGTTCGGCGTCGAGTTCGACGACATGCACGAGGTGGCCTTCCCGCACAGCCCGGGCGCGATCGTCCTCGGCGGCACCCTCACAGACGGCGACGGCAACGCGATCCCCGACTCGGTGATCGAGATCTTCAGTGCTGACACGGACGGGGCCGTGCCCACCGCACGCGGCACCCTCGCGCGCGACGGCCACTCGTTCACCGGCTTCGGACGCACGTTCACGAACGACGAGGGCCAGTACGAGTTCTGGACGAGGAACCCGGGCGCGACCGACGACGGGAAGCCGCCGTTCTTCGCCGCGATCGTCTACGCGCGCGGTCTGCCGGACAAGCTGCACACCCGCATCTACCTCCCCGAAGCCGTCGAAGCGGGGCAGACGGACGCGCTCCTGTCGTCGCTCAGCGACGACGAACGCGCAACGCTCGTCGCCACGCGCACCGCAGACGGCTACCTGCGTCACGACATGCGCCTGCAGGGCGAGAACGAGACCGTGTTCATTGCCTACTGACGCGCCCTTCGACACCGGCCTGACCTCGCCTGTTTCAGCGGGGCGGGATCAGGCCGTGTCGGACGGTGCCCTTCTCGCCGCGCTCGTCGACGCCGAGGTCGCCCTGACTCGCGCCCTCGTCGAGCGCGGTATCGCCCCCGCCACCGCGGATCCGTCCGCCTTGCGTGAGGTCGAAATCGACCCGGCCGCGCTCGCGCGCGATGCCGTCGCGGGCGGCAACCCCGTGATCCCCCTCGTGAAGGCCCTGCGCGCAGGCGCCCCGGAGTCGCTGCGGGACTGGATCCACACCGGCGCGACGAGCCAGGACATCCTCGACACCGCGCTCATGGTCGTCGCTCGCGATGCCGGGTACGCCGTGCTGAAGGACCTCGTCCGCGTGAACGAGGCGCTCGCCGCGTTCGCCGCTGCCCACCGGGGCACCGTCGCCGCCGCGCGCACGCTCACGCAGCATGCGGTGCCGACGACGATCGGGCTGCGCGCAGCGAACTGGCGTCGCGGCCTCGCCCGTGCGATCGACCGGCTGGACGACGCTCTCGCCCAGCTTCCGGCTCAGCTCGGCGGCGCGGCGGGGACCATGGCGGCCCTCGCGGAGCGCGTGCGCGCGCGCGGCTCCACGGACGATTCTGCAGAACGACGGCAGGAAACCGCGGACGGCGCCGACTCCGACGGACTGTCCCGCGAGCGACCGGACGCTCCCGTACTCGTGCAGGAGGTCCGCCGGGCGTACGCCGCAGCGATCGGCCTGCAGCACACCGACACGCCGTGGCACACGCAGCGCTGGCCGATCACCGAGCTGGGCGACGCCCTGACGCAGGCGATCGATGCGCTCGGCAAGATCGCGACCGACGTGGCGACCGCGTCGCGCACCGAGATCGGCGAGCTCTCCGAGCCCACGGGCGGCGGATCCAGCGCGATGCCCCAGAAGCAGAACCCGACCCGCAGCGTGATGGTCCGCTCGGCCGCGCTTCGCGCGCCGCAGCTGAACGCCACCCTCCATCTCGCGTCAGCGCTCGCCGCGGACGAGCGCCCCGATGGCGCGTGGCACGCGGAGTGGCCGACGCTGCGCGAGTTGCTGCGCCTCGCGCTCGGCAGCGCGTCGCACGCCGCCGACCTCACCGAGGGCTTGCGCGTCGACCGCGACGCCGTGGACCGCACCCTCGCCGCGACCGGCGGGCTCATCGTCTCCGAGCGACTGGCCGTTGCGCTCGGCCGCGAACGCGCGGCAGAGGTGGTCGCCCGCGTCGCCGACGGCGTGCCGATCGCCGACCTCGTCGCCCCGGAGTTGTTGGATCCGGAAGACTACATCGGTCTCTCAGGCCCGTTCACCGATCCCGAATGAAGGAGCATCGTGGCACGTCCGGATCTCGCCGTCACTGAGCCCATCGGCGCCGAGGGCGCGCCCCTCATCGTCCTCGGACCCTCGCTCGGCACCGCGAGCGCGGTGCTCTGGGAGGACGTCGTGCCGATCCTGGCCCAGCGCTTCCGCGTCGTGACCTGGGACCTGCCCGGCCATGGCGCCTCGAAGCCGCCGACCGGGCCGTTCACGGTCGAGGACCTCGCCGATGCCGTGGCGGACGCCGTGCGTTCCCTCGGCGAGCCCGTCTTCGCGGCCGGCGTCTCGCTCGGCGGCGCCGTCACCCAGGCGCTCGCCATTCGTCACGGCGATCTCCTGCGCGCGGTCGCCGTCGTCTGCAGCGGTCCCAACTTCGCCGCCGGGGCCGAGGCCTGGCTCGAGCGCGCGGCCACGGTGCGCGCGCAGGGCACGCCCGTGCTGATCAGCGCGTCCGCGGGCCGCTGGTTCGCTCCGGGATCCATCGCCGCGCGCCCCGACATCACGGGCCGACTGCTGCACACGCTGTCCGACGCCGACGACGAGGGGTACGCCGCGTGTTGTGAGGCGCTCGCGGAGTTCGACGTGCGCGACCAGCTCGGATCCGTCACCCGGCCGATGCTGGTGATGTACGGATCCGACGACACCGCGACGCCGAAGGCAGACTCCGAGGCGATCGCCGCGGCCGTGCCTGACGCGCGCCTTGTCGGGATCGACGACGCGGCGCACCTCGCGCCCGCAGAGAAGCCGGTCGAGGTCGCGACCGAGCTGGTGACGTTCTTCGAAGGGAGCAGCCGATGAGCCGTCCGATGGGTGAGGGAATCACCGATGCCGAGCGCTATGACAACGGCATGGTCGTGCGCCGTGAGGTGCTGAGCGACGAGCACGTCGACCGTGCCACCGCGAACCAGACGCCGCTGACGGAGGAGTTCCAGGACTTCATCTCGCGCTATGCGTGGGGCGAGATCTGGACGCGCCCCGGCCTGGAGCGACGCATGCGGTCCGCGGTCGTCATCACGGCCCTCATCGCCCACGGTCACAACGAGGAGCTGGCGATGCATCTCCGCGCGGCGCTGCGCAACGGCCTCACGGTGGACGAGGTCAAGGAGATTATCCTGCAGTCCGCGATCTACTGCGGAGTCCCATCCGCCAACACCGCGTTCCGCATCGCGCAGGAGGTCTACGGCGAGTAGGGCCGTGGTCGGTGAGCGATGGCGGGTCGGGCGCCCGGTGAGCGACGACAACGCAGCGAGGAACGCGGCGGACTACGCTGGGGGCATGCGCGAGATTCGTGAGCTGGACACTGTCGAACTGATTCTCGAGGCGCAGGGGGTGCTCGACGCGATCCGTGGACCCGAGCGGGTTGTGGACGCCGGCACGCTGCGCGCTCTGCAGCAGTCGGGCAACTACGCCGTCGGGTTCTTCGACGAGGGCCGCATGGTCGGCGCCTCGGTGGCGTTCTTCGGCGAGCCCTCGAGCCGATCGATGCACTCGCACATCACTGCGCTGCTGCCGGAGTTCCGTGGCCGCGGCTGGGGCCGCGAACTTAAGGAGCACCAGCGTCAGTGGGCGCTCTCACGCGGCGTCGGCAACGTGACGTGGACATTCGATCCGCTCATCGCCCGCAACGCCCACTTCTTCCTCACGGTGCTGGGCGCGAAGGTCACGGGCTACGCCGTGAACCAGTACGGAATCTTCGGCGGCGGTGACGCGGGCGACGAGAGCGACCGCCTCGACGTCAAGTGGGCGCTCGCCGACATCGCGAAGCATCCGCAGAACGGCGACGTCGTCGAGACGCTCTCGATTCCGCGCGATGTCGAGCAGATGCGTCGCGAGGATCCCGCCGAGGCCCATTCGTGGCGCATGAAGTTGCGACGCGAGATGGCGGTGCTCACGAACCGCGGGCTCAAGATCGGCGGCTTCGAGGCCGACCGCGGCTACATGTTCGTCGCGAAGTAGTGCTCAGCGCCGGGAAGTAACGCGCCGCACCGCGAGGCACCGCTCCCGTTTGGGTCGCCACACTTTGCACTCCCGCACGTGCTTTCGTCGCAATCTCTGGCGACCCATTCGTCGGCCAGGCAATGGGTCGCCAGAGATTGCAGGTTGACGCGCCGAATCGGTGCAATGTGTGGCGACCCAGCAGGGGGATGCGCTCAGCGCCGCGGCATCGAGGTGTATTCCTCATCGGCGCGTGCGCGCGGGATGAAGAACGTCAGGACGAGCGCGACGAGCGCCGCGGCGATGGCGATCCAGAAGCAGGTCGCGAACGCTGCCGCTGTGGGGACGCCGACGCCGTTGCGCGGAACGCTCATGGCGGCGAGGACGCCGCCCATCACGGCGGCGGCGCTC
This genomic interval carries:
- a CDS encoding IclR family transcriptional regulator, encoding MDDRASEGMLERSMRILACFDEDHDALTAVEIGARTGLSSSTLHRILAQMIDLGMMVRVGGRRYAIGSRLWELGELSPLALRLREPALPHMVRLYEATGENVHLAVLDGEGPRAASALYVGKVTGHQSIPLVSRMGGRHLPHAVGVGKAMLAAHSDDWVREYCSVPLVRETTRTITDPEQLLADIRVTRARGYALAREEMTLGNISIAAPLGSVPGLPIAAIGVVVHIERADERRLAALVRQAAHELTRELVDSH
- the pcaH gene encoding protocatechuate 3,4-dioxygenase subunit beta; amino-acid sequence: MTDTPGAAAPESLLAAPDQVTQSEITQEIQDLHASYAERVAAGESLPKTMRDFPPYRSSILRHPTKDPRLVDPETIELFSPAFGQRDVAAIESDLTLQHTGEPQGERMTIEGYVKDSWGRPVASQLVEIWQANAAGRYIHQRDQHPAPLDPNFTGAGRVVTDANGYYKFTTIKPGPYPWKNHVNAWRPAHIHFSIFGSAFTQRIVTQSYFPGDPLFALDPIYNTIREQADRDRLIAAYDHDLTVPEFSMGYRWDIVVDGPDATWTESEEGDH
- the pcaG gene encoding protocatechuate 3,4-dioxygenase subunit alpha: MAEKTLEPTAGQTVGPFFKFGVEFDDMHEVAFPHSPGAIVLGGTLTDGDGNAIPDSVIEIFSADTDGAVPTARGTLARDGHSFTGFGRTFTNDEGQYEFWTRNPGATDDGKPPFFAAIVYARGLPDKLHTRIYLPEAVEAGQTDALLSSLSDDERATLVATRTADGYLRHDMRLQGENETVFIAY
- a CDS encoding lyase family protein produces the protein MSDGALLAALVDAEVALTRALVERGIAPATADPSALREVEIDPAALARDAVAGGNPVIPLVKALRAGAPESLRDWIHTGATSQDILDTALMVVARDAGYAVLKDLVRVNEALAAFAAAHRGTVAAARTLTQHAVPTTIGLRAANWRRGLARAIDRLDDALAQLPAQLGGAAGTMAALAERVRARGSTDDSAERRQETADGADSDGLSRERPDAPVLVQEVRRAYAAAIGLQHTDTPWHTQRWPITELGDALTQAIDALGKIATDVATASRTEIGELSEPTGGGSSAMPQKQNPTRSVMVRSAALRAPQLNATLHLASALAADERPDGAWHAEWPTLRELLRLALGSASHAADLTEGLRVDRDAVDRTLAATGGLIVSERLAVALGRERAAEVVARVADGVPIADLVAPELLDPEDYIGLSGPFTDPE
- a CDS encoding alpha/beta fold hydrolase, with amino-acid sequence MARPDLAVTEPIGAEGAPLIVLGPSLGTASAVLWEDVVPILAQRFRVVTWDLPGHGASKPPTGPFTVEDLADAVADAVRSLGEPVFAAGVSLGGAVTQALAIRHGDLLRAVAVVCSGPNFAAGAEAWLERAATVRAQGTPVLISASAGRWFAPGSIAARPDITGRLLHTLSDADDEGYAACCEALAEFDVRDQLGSVTRPMLVMYGSDDTATPKADSEAIAAAVPDARLVGIDDAAHLAPAEKPVEVATELVTFFEGSSR
- the pcaC gene encoding 4-carboxymuconolactone decarboxylase, producing MSRPMGEGITDAERYDNGMVVRREVLSDEHVDRATANQTPLTEEFQDFISRYAWGEIWTRPGLERRMRSAVVITALIAHGHNEELAMHLRAALRNGLTVDEVKEIILQSAIYCGVPSANTAFRIAQEVYGE
- a CDS encoding GNAT family N-acetyltransferase encodes the protein MREIRELDTVELILEAQGVLDAIRGPERVVDAGTLRALQQSGNYAVGFFDEGRMVGASVAFFGEPSSRSMHSHITALLPEFRGRGWGRELKEHQRQWALSRGVGNVTWTFDPLIARNAHFFLTVLGAKVTGYAVNQYGIFGGGDAGDESDRLDVKWALADIAKHPQNGDVVETLSIPRDVEQMRREDPAEAHSWRMKLRREMAVLTNRGLKIGGFEADRGYMFVAK